Proteins encoded together in one Microplitis mediator isolate UGA2020A chromosome 7, iyMicMedi2.1, whole genome shotgun sequence window:
- the LOC130671875 gene encoding F-actin-uncapping protein LRRC16A isoform X3, with protein MSTRSQLTKDLNESVKSLLGKHVKILLKNVVKLETKPDKQENRVLVFSPCRLFLLTAKVPTRIDCHFHYLEITSVESRRSNQLCLTAGERTYNFTTTGVGGTDTTEVDAMIEALHTAIRNIFPTVPLNYVIRKIDVIPASRLQSIRGSELARSTEATRTTGPCGGFSTQYACMCDLHCVQYREEVTWDVDTIYLSHDTRELNLRDFDHLEQKDLVPIISALEYNTWFTKLRVSHLKLSHECLERLLHVVRRSLSLQEIYLDNLGLKWDFAHKLSLALIANSNTVLHTIDLSNNMIEDKGAASLCAIVAKLTQGSHLSGSPGIGKLPKGMQKLNLSHCGLTGKGIAQIAHALSLNRSMPTSLRYLNLSENTLKDDINNLCNFLAQPNSLTHLDLAGTDTTLECLFGALLRGCATNLVHLNVARNSFTSKKTKEIPPSFKQFFTATLSLKYLNISYCKLPLEALKHLLLGLACNESTVGLELDMSGNNLGSLGAHVLESCIHGVRCLASLDISDSNMDVDLAQVITAIGKNKSLKHLYMGRNTVGMKSKNIAVVMDALVQMIQEDDCVLQSLYIPDSRLKSDLYSLINALGSNTCLHTLDISGNQIGDPGARLLAKALQINNHLKTIIYDKNNITLQGYSDIVHALEKNYSVRHMPFPIYDLQPCMKISAEKAEQLAKKIQDMLQRNVTPCKYSPGQAFRLQQGFLLSSTQQVVDRLVVQTQDTIKTLAAESCDANNDINHATGLIQDADNSKQLLPRLHEVLQRRDENNPIEVRLKEIADSLYKNVTDYLQDSLEAIIKCANDHCPTVMSQTVTRGDESEPISVEDDLRNVCRGKNQLTGEFIHSAIVEQAGTDIVNRINELNLAVAAHISDRITDEVIESLSRSYKTLIGDTHDRTRCSTPDVLRPSVSSTSSGSVIGIGGSMSIGISSDNGYGLANKISAVDHADKIKRDSYQDSDMAHEYATPSDLFIGSSINSQHPSDDQSPMKLDYLNLATPHLSNKRKNLHGRKLRPKSVVDSVEGLSADDIPDLLPSLPKDNTETISENEHSLTESLDSISELPNNTGQQLQHLVKSRPRRTKTRAPSRPMLRTDVPRGSLGLGEGLDVFFRPTTPTTPLISPTSDDSSLHTFPTDGSPNLSLTSQRSFQPETDKKPHGCSSPILKTLLEPTPRSRSSDNFEKFSPLAGRRSQGDTPLTASPLARRSAAENSQSQEPDSRKIRGIHTVSTSGSPLSTPTTRLSRELSSNDTPEISPDAIAAGDNHKSSIRSHGSSILSTSIDNEKLISGQPTNKFRSISSSIQETRSALNTTHSEICPSNDQNKQQSNASSFKASSKINYNLSGEQSRSSSSINTARSSKPLPPATAPKPRPWSMTGDRKSGEFNNLLSDGSSPNTSAGNTPDSGDALDESTDSGVSGPASLPPTLSASSTASSLSSSTVEKRSVRELAASLNKGKTDRKENGASTEKG; from the exons ATGTCAACTCGATCCCAACTTACTAAAGATTTGAATG aaTCAGTAAAATCTTTACTTGgtaaacatgtaaaaattttattaaaaaatgttgttaAGCTCGAGACGAAACCAGACAAGCAAGAAAACCGGGTtttg gtTTTTTCTCCTTGTCgactttttttgttaactgCAAAAGTACCAACCAGG attGATTGTCACTTCCATTATTTAGAAATAACATCAGTTGAGTCAAGAAGATCAAACCAATTATGTCTCACAGCCGGGGAAAGAACTTACAACTTTACAACAACAGGTGTAGGCGGTACAGACACAACCGAAGTAGACGCAATGATCGAAGCATTGCACACAGCTATACGAAATATATTTCCGACAGTACCATTAAATTACGTGATACGTAAAATAGATGTGATACCGGCTAGCAGATTGCAGAGTATTCGCGGCAGTGAATTGGCACGTAGTACCGAAGCAACAAGAACAACTGGGCCATGTGGTGGTTTTTCAACTCAATATGCCTGCATGTGTGATTTACATTGTGTTCAATATCGTGAAGAGGTAACATGGGACGTagatactatttatttatcacacgACACTAGAGAATTAAATCTTCGTGACTTTGATCACTTGGAGCAAAAAGATTTGGTACCAATAATATCAGCATTGGAATACAATACCTGGTTCACTAAATTACGAGtgtcccatttaaaattgagccaTGAGTGCCTCGAACGTTTACTCCACGTCGTACGCCGATCTCTTTCACtccaagaaatttatttagataatcTAGGCCTGAAATGGGATTTTGCGCACAAACTATCACTTGCACTTATAGCTAATAGTAACACAGTATTGCACACTattgatttatcaaataaCATGATCGAGGACAAAGGAGCCGCAAGCCTGTGTGCTATCGTCGCTAAATTAACCCAAGGCAGTCATCTAAGTGGTAGTCCAGGTATCGGTAAATTACCCAAAGGGatgcaaaaattaaatttatcccaCTGCGGATTAACGGGTAAAGGAATTGCACAAATAGCTCATGCGTTAAGTTTAAATCGAAGTATGCCAACTAGTTtacgttatttaaatttatcggaGAATACCTTAAAAGACGACATTAATAATCTATGTAATTTTTTGGCTCAACCCAATAGTTTAACTCATCTAGATCTTGCTGGCACAGATACAACACTTGAGTGTTTATTCGGTGCTTTACTACGTGGCTGTGCTACCAATCTAGTCCATTTAAATGTAGCACGGAATTCatttacaagtaaaaaaaCCAAAGAAATACCTCCtagttttaaacaattttttacggCGACCTTGTCgcttaagtatttaaatatttcgtaCTGCAAATTACCATTGGAAGCATTGAAACATCTCTTGCTGGGTCTTGCATGCAATGAGAGTACCGTTGGCCTTGAACTGGATATGAGCGGTAATAATTTAGGATCACTGGGAGCGCATGTTCTCGAATCATGTATTCATGGTGTGCGTTGTCTCGCTTCACTTGATATATCCGACAGTAATATGGACGTTGATTTAGCTCAAGTTATCACCGCGAttggtaaaaataaatcattgaaACATTTGTACATGGGAAGAAATACCGTCGgtatgaaaagtaaaaatattgcgGTTGTGATGGACGCTCTGGTACAGATGATACAAGAAGACGATTGTGTTTTACAGTCACTGTATATACCAGACTCCCGACTTAAAAGTGATCTCTACAGCCTAATAAATGCTTTAGGAAGTAACACGTGTCTTCATACCCTTGACATAAGCGGTAATCAAATAGGAGATCCTGGCGCACGTCTTCTAGCAAAAGCTCtgcaaataaataatcatctcaagacaataatttatgataaaaataatataacactACAAGGATATTCAGATATCGTCCATGCtctggaaaaaaattacagtgtaCGGCACATGCCCTTTCCAATTTACGATCTCCAACCCTGTATGAAAATATCCGCCGAAAAAGCTGAACAGTTGGCTAAGAAAATTCAAGATATGCTTCAGAGAAATGTCACACCTTGTAAATATAGTCCAGGTCAGGCATTCAGACTCCAGCAGGGTTTTTTGTTAAGTTCAACCCAGCAAGTTGTTGATAGATTAGTCGTACAAACTCAGGATACTATTAAAACACTAGCTGCTGAAAGTTGTGATGCAAATAATGACATCAATCACGCGACCGGTTTAATCCAAGATGCCGATAATTCAAAGCAATTGTTGCCGCGGCTTCATGAAGTTCTGCAACGACGGGATGAAAATAATCCTATTGAAGTGAGACTTAAAGAAATAGCTGatagtttgtataaaaatgTTACGGATTATTTGCAAGACTCATTAGAAGCGATCATTAAATGCGCAAACGATCACTGCCCTACGGTTATGTCACAGACGGTAACTCGCGGTGATGAAAGCGAGCCGATATCTGTTGAGGATGATCTGCGTAATGTCTGCAGAGGCAAGAATCAGTTAACCGGTGAATTTATTCACAGCGCAATTGTCGAACAAGCGGGCACTGATATTGTCAACAGAATAAATGAACTTAATCTCGCAGTTGCTGCTCATATTTCTGACAGGATAACAGACGAAGTCATTGAATCGCTGTCGCGTAGTTATAAAACCTTGATAGGAGACACTCATGATAGGACACGCTGCAGTACGCCAGATGTTTTACGGCCGAGTGTCAGTTCAACAAGCAGTGGCAGTGTAATTGGAATAGGAGGAAGCATGAGCATTGGCATCAGTTCCGATAATGGCTACGGTCTCGCTAATAAAATTTCTGCTGTCGATCATgcggataaaattaaaagagatTCGTACCAAGATTCCGATATGGCGCATGAGTACGCAACACCTTCGGACTTATTTATTGGCAGCTCAATAAATTCTCAACATCCGTCAGACGATCAATCTCCTatg AAGTTGGATTATTTAAATCTc gCCACCCCACACTTGTCCAATAAACGTAAAAATTTGCATGGAAGAAAATTACGTCCAAAGTCAGTGGTCGATTCTGTTGAAGGACTTTCAGCTGATGACATTCCAGATTTACTGCCTAGTTTACCAAAAGACAATactgaaa ccATTTCAGAAAATGAACATTCATTGACTGAATCATTGGATTCAATATCTGAGCTTCCTAATAATACGGGACAGCAATTGCAGCATCTCGTTAAATCTCGACCACGACGAACAAAAACTCGTGCTCCGTCACGACCTATGTTACGCACAGACGTACCAAGAGGTTCTCTGGGTCTTGGAGAAGGTCttgatgtattttttcgaCCTACTACACCAACAACTCCTCTTATTTCTCCAACTAGCGATGATag ttCTTTGCATACATTTCCGACTGACGGTAGTCctaatttatcattaacaaGCCAACGTAGTTTTCAACCAGAGACAGATAAAAAACCTCATGGTTGCAGTTCGCCTATTCTTAAGACTCTTCTTGAGCCTACACCACGTTCACGGTCtagtgataattttgaaaaattttctccgcTTGCTGGTCGTCGTTCACAAGGTGATACGCCGTTAACTGCCTCGCCATTAGCACGTCGAAGTGCTGCTGAAAATTCACAGTCTCAAGAACCGGATTCTCGAAAAATCCGAGGGATTCACACGGTATCAACATCTGGAAGTCCTTTGTCAACACCAACTACGCGTCTGTCACGTGAATTATCGAGTAATGATACTCCAGAAATATCACCGGATGCTATTGCAGCGGGTGATAATCATAAATCATCAATTAGAAGCCACGGCAGTAGTATTTTAAGTACCTCTATAGACaacgaaaaattaataagcgGCCAACCGACGAATAAATTCCGATCGATTTCATCATCTATCCAAGAAACTCGAAGCGCATTAAATACAACACACTCGGAAATTTGTCCGTCCAATGATCAAAATAAGCAGCAATCTAATGCTAGTTCTTTTAAAGcctcaagtaaaataaattataatcttagTGGAGAACAGTCTAGAAGTAGTTCAAGTATTAATACTGCGAGAAGTAGTAAACCTTTACCACCAGCTACTGCACCAAAACCACGACCATGGAGCATGACTGGGGATAGAAAatcag gtgaatttaataatttattaagtgaCGGTTCGAGTCCAAATACATCGGCAGGAAATACCCCAGACTCAGGTGATGCGCTGGATGAGTCAACTGACAGTGGAGTTAGTGGACCGGCTTCTTTACCGCCTACACTTTCAGCAAGTAGTACTGCGAGCTCATTAAGTAGTAGCACTGTTGAGAAACGATCTGTCAGAGAACTTGCCGCAAGTTTGAATAAAGGAAAAACAGATCGTAAAGAAAACG GAGCAAGTACCGAAAAAGGATGA